AGGCGGGCTTCCCGCGCGCTCTTGTCAGGCTCGGCCAGTTCCAGCACGGCGCTGATATTCTGCGCGACGGTCAGGCCCCGGAAAATCGAAGTTTCCTGCGGCAGATAGCCAAGGCCAAGGATAGCGCGGCGATACATGGGCAGGCCGGTAATATCCTGCCCATCCAGCATGATCCGGCCATGATCGGGGCGGACCAGGCCCATGACGGAATAGAAGCATGTCGTCTTGCCTGCACCATTGGGACCGAGCAGGCCGACAACCTCGCCCTTGCCGACGGTCAGTGACACGTCGGCCAGGACCGTGCGCTTGTCATAGCTTTTCGCGATCGAGATGACGGACAGTCCATCCCCCAATTCCTGCGGTGAAAGGGGCGTTGACGCGCCCTGCCGGTCCTGGGTCATGAGGTCGTCCATCGCTTGTCCTTGCTGCCACATGGTTAAGTGGCGATAAAACACCAGATCGGCCATGGCAATTGGCAAGCTTTGTGCATGCGAATGCGGCCGGGGCAAAGTGGAAAAAGGACGCCGCGCTCTTCCAGCCGCCAAAAGCTTGATTTGATACCGCCGAACGGCCAGTGCTTTCACCTGCCGCGCATCGGCGTGGTTTGAGACGGACTGAATGCACAAAAAACGCTGTCGTGAGATCCGACAGCATGACTAGAGGCGAGGAATGAGGACGGAAAACCGCGATTCGGCAGCTTTGTGGATGCAAATGCTCGGCGGCATGCCGATCGACGCGTTGCTGGATCAGGCCGAAGCGATGACGCTGGCATCATTTGGCGCGACAGTCACCTATTCGCGCAAGGTCTTCATTCCGCTGACCCACCTTTGCCGCGACGTTTGTCATTATTGCACTTTTGCCAAGGCCCCGCGCAATGCCGGCGCGCCGTATCTGACGATCGATCAGGTGCTGGAGATTGCGCGCGCGGGGGAAAAAGCGGGGTGCCGTGAGGCGCTGTTCACGCTGGGTGACCGGCCGGAGGATCGCTATGCCGTGGCGCGCGAAGCGCTTGCCCATATGGGCAAGCCATCGACCCTGAGCTATCTGCGGGAGGCGGCTGCCGCCGTGCTGGCGGAAACCAGCCTGCTGCCGCATTTAAACCCCGGCATCATGATGGACGACGATCTGGCGATGTTGCGGCCGGTGGCGGCGTCGATGGGGCTGATGCTGGAAAGCACGTCAGAGCGGCTGTGCGCCAAGGGTGGGCCGCACCATGGATCGCCGGACAAGGTACCGGCGGTGCGGTTGGCGGCGATCGAGGCGGCTGGCCGCGCGCGGGTGCCGTTCACCACGGGCCTGCTGATCGGCATAGGCGAAAGCCGGATGGAGCGGATCGAGGCGCTGTTGGCGATCCGTGACGCACATGCCCGCCACGGGCATGTGCAGGAAGTCATTATCCAGAATTTTCGCGCCAAGCCCGCGACCCGGATGGCCGATCATGCCGAACCGCCGTTGGAGGAGCATCTGTGGACGGTCGCGGCGGCGCGCCTGATCCTTGGCCCCGCCATGACCATCCAGGCGCCGCCCAATTTGCAGCCGGACGGCCTGGCCGCGTTGATGCGGGCCGGGGTAAATGACTGGGGCGGGGTGTCGCCGGTGACGCCCGACCATGTGAACCCGGAAGCGCCTTGGCCGCACCTGATGGCGCTGGCCGCTGCGACGGCGGCGGCCGGGCGGGTGTTGACCGAACGGCTGGCGGTCGGGCCTGCCTATGCGAAGGAACCGGAACGCTGGCTGGAACCTGCGATTGCCCTGCAGGTGCGGCGGGCCGTGGATGCGCGCGGATTGCCGATCGTCGAACGCTGGCGTGCGGGAGCGAGCGAAGCGCCGCCGCTGCTGCCACGGGCGGGGCGCACGCTGTCGGCCGGGCGGATCGACGCGATCCTTGACAAGGCTGCGGATCGGCGGGGGCTGGGGGAAGGCGAGATCGTCACCTTGTTCCAGGCGGCCGGACCTGACGCCGGTCGGGTGATGGAGGCGGCCGACGCCTTGCGGCAAGAGGTGGTGGGCGACGTCGTCACTTATGTCGTTAACCGCAACATCAACTATACCAATATCTGTACCTATAAGTGCGGCTTTTGCGCATTTTCCAAAGGGACGGCCAAGGCGCTGCGCGGCCCTGCCTATCGCCTTGACCTGGAGGAAGTGGCGCGCCGGGGGGCGGAAGCGCAGGCGCGCGGAGCGACCGAGCTGTGCCTGCAAGGCGGCATTCACCCGGACTATGATGGCGAAACTTACCTGTCGATCATAAGGGCAGTGCGCGATGCTGCGCCGGGGATCCATGTCCACGCATTTTCACCGCTGGAAATTGCGCATGGCGCATCGACCATGGGGATGGGGCTGGAACCTTATCTGGCGATGTTGAAGGAGGAAGGGCTATCGACCCTGCCCGGCACCGCTGCCGAGGTGCTGCATGAAGAGGTGCGGGCGATCCTGTGCCCGGACAAGGTGTCGGCCAATGAGTGGGTCGCGGTCATGCGGGCGGCGCACCGCGTCGGCTTGAAGAGCACCGCGACGATCATGTTCGGTCATGTCGATGATTATCATCATTGGGCGCGGCACCTGCGGATCGTGCGCGATGTGCAGGAGGAGACGGGCGGCTTTACCGAGTTCGTGCCCCTGCCCTTCGTCCATATGGAAGCGCCGATGTGGCGCAAGGGCAAGGCGCGATCCGGCCCCAGCTTTCGCGAGGCGATATTGATGCAGGCGGTGGCGCGGATCGCCCTGCATGGCGCGATCCCGAATATTCAGGCGAGCTGGGTGAAGCTGGGCGAGCAGGGCGTGATCGCGGCGCTGCGTGCGGGGGTCAATGATCTTGGCGGCGTGCTGATGGACGAATCCATCACCCGCGCAGCTGGCGGCGCGCACGGCCAATGTTTCGATGTCGCGCAGATGCACCGCACGGCGCAGGCGGCGGGCCGGCATGCGCGGCAACGGACAACGCTTTACGGGACCGTCGAGCGGGAATTTGCGGCCTGATGGTTTCAGGCGCGTGGTGGATGCCCTTGCCGCCAATCCGGGCGCGGGCGTCCTGGTGCTCGATGGCAAGATGATCGACCGGCCGCATCGGAAAAAATGCCCGGCCCTGCTGACGCGCCGATGACTGTGGCTTGACCGGAAACCTCCCATATGGGAGTGATGGGGCATGCCATCTTTTTGGGCCGATCAGAACGAACTGTTCCTCCCGCTGGTGGAAGGCATCCATGAAAGCCCCCCCTTCAGCGCGTTCATCCGCAATTTGGTGGGGCGCACCTATGCACGGCGCGCTTTCCTGATCATTTCGCTGGCCAATGCCATGGCCGACCAGGAACCGACCGTCATCCATATCGCGGCGCCGCGCGCGTCACAGGAGCCGCCTCTGGATTTCCGGCGGTTGGATGCTCTGCGGCTGCACCCCTATGGGTCGCTGCGCGCCGGACGCGTCTATGCGCTGGACGAGATGCTGAATTACGACAATGCCGATGAGCTGGCGCGCCAGCGCGAGGCGTTGAGCGAAATGAACATTCGCTACGGCCGCTGGCTGCGCGTTGCCGCAGGCGGCGTGGCGGACGCACATTTCCTGCTGGTGCGGGAGCGGGAGGATTTTTCGGCTTCGGCGGTCTCCGTGCTATCGAGCATCGCGCCTCATTTCGGGGCGGCGCTGCGCGCGCTGGTCGCTTTGATCGAGGCGCGATTGCAGGTGGCGATGGCTCAGGGCGCGCTTGCCCGGCTAGGCGTGGCGCAACTGGCGTTCGACCGGGGCGGGCGCGTGATGGCAGCCGACCCGGTCGCAGAGGCGATGCTGGCCTTCACCGTCAGGCCCGGCCCCAGTCCCGAACGGCGCTTGCAGTTGCTTCCGGATGTGGCGCACGCACTGAATATCGCCTGTGCGGACATGGCCGCCGCGCCGCCGGGCGCGACCCGGGTCATTCGGATCGATGAAGCAAGGGGGATCGACCTGCTGTTGCGCAAATCGGATCTGGCGCTGAGCCAACCTTGCGCCTTGCCTGCGGTGATCGGCATATTGCGCATGCCGCGGCGTGAATCGGCCACTGCTGCGACCGGGACACTGGCGGCATTGCATGGCCTGTCGCACAGCGAGGCGGCGCTGGCCCATGCGCTGAGCATGGGAGAGAGCATTGTCAGCGCGGGCGAACGGCTGCGCCTGACAAGTGAAACCGCGCGCAATTATTCGAAGCGTATTTATGAAAAGACGGGGACAAAGGGTCAGGCGGATCTTGTACGGATGATCCTGACCGGACTGTCGCCCTTTGCCTGATGAGCGAGCCCGTCCAAGGTGCCGCTTGACTGAAATGAGCCGACATCGGCTCGATCCGCTGGACCAAGATCGTCGAGAAGCTGTCGCGCGATGCGCCAATCTCCAACCGGGCGATCGCAGCGGAACTGGGCGTGGCGAAGATCCTCTAGTCTATCCGGCGAATGGCCTATTTCCCTTCCAGCAACTCGATCATCAGGGAAAAGTCGCGGGCGGCTTCCCCCCGGTTGGCGAGCAATTGGTAAAGCGCTTCGGCGGCGTTGCCCATGGGAACGCTGGCGTTGACAGACGCGGCGGCTTGCGTCGCGAGCTTCAAATCCTTGAGCATCAGGCCGACGGCAAAGCCGCCCTGATAGCCGTTGTCGGACGGGCTTTGCGGGCCGACGCCGGAGACAGGGCAATAGCTGGTCATCGACCAACTCTGGCCCGACGATACGCTGGAAATGTCGTAGAAGGTCTGCGGGTCAAGGCCCAGCTTCTTCGCCATGGCGAAGCTCTCGCACGTGGCCACCATGGTGGCGCCCAGCAGCATGTTGTTGCAGATCTTGGCCGCCTGGCCATTGCCCGCACCACCGGCATGGATCACGGCCTTGCCCATGGCGGAGAGGATGGGCTTTGCGCGGCTGAAAGCGGCGTCGCTGCCGCCGACCATGAAGGTGAGCGTGCCGCCAGCAGCAGCCGCGATACCGCCCGAAACCGGGGCATCGACCATCTCAAAGCCCCTGGCCTGCGCTGCTTCCTCGACCCGGCGGGCGGTGGCAACGTCAATGGTGGAGCAATCGAGAAACAGCGCGCCGGGCTGCGCAGCATCGAAGATTTCGCCGGTATAGACGCTTTCCACATGGCTCCCGGCGGGAAGCATGGAGATTATGGCGTCGGCCTGCGAGGCGGCTTCCGCGGCGCTGGCGCAACGGATCGCACCGAGGGCCTGCGCCTTTGCAAGCGCGTCTTCGGACAGGTCGAAGGCGCGCACGGTAAAGCCATGCTTCAGCAAGTTGGCGGCCATGCCGCCGCCCATATTGCCGAGGCCGATGAAGGCGACGGTCTGGCTCATGTCAGGCACTCCTCATTATGTGTCAGCCGCGCAGTTCGGGTAGCGGCGTCCATTCTTTTTCGGGCGGCAGCGGTGCGAACAGGCTGTCGATCAGATCGTCCGTCACCTCTTCTGGCGTCGCCGGATTCCAGCGCGGCGCATTATCCTTGTCGATGATCACCGCGCGCACGCCTTCGATAAAGTCGGGACGCCGGATGACATGGCAACCGATGCGATATTCGTTGCGCATATTGTCGGCAAAGTCCGCGAAGGCCGCGCCTTCCGCCATCTGCCGCAGGGCGACCTTGATCGTCTGGGGCGATTTGGTGGAAAGGATCGCAAGCTGCGCCCGTGCCCATTCCGATGCATCCGCCCGGAGAGCAGCGAGAATGTCCTCGTAGCGGTCTGAGGCGAAGAGGCGATCGATGTCGGCCCGCTGGGCGTCCCAATTGGAAGGCGGCGGCGTGTCGCTCATTTCATCGAGGATTTCGCTAAGGCCGTCAGGATCGGCGATGATGCGGGCTTTGACCGCATCCAGCTTGTCCGACGCAATATAATGAGTCGCGATGCCGATCGCCAAGCAATCCGCCCCGTTGATACGCGCGCCAGTGGTCGCGAGCCAGGTGCCCGTGCGGCCCGGCATGCGGGGCAGAAACCAACCGCCGCCGACGTCCGGGAACAGGCCGATGCCGGTTTCGGGCATGGCGTAGATGGTCCGTTCGGTCGCTATGCGGTAGCGGGCAGGATCGGAAATGCCGACGCCGCCGCCCATGACAATGCCGTCAATGAAGGCGATGACCGGCTTTTCATAAACAAAGAGCAGATGGTTCAGGCGATATTCGGTGTGAAAGAAGCGCTCGGCCTCGACGCAGTCGCCCTTTGCGCTGCTGGCCAACGTGGCGATATCGCCACCGGCGCAGAAACCACGCGACAATTTGGGATCGCCATCCGGCGACACGGCATGGTCCAGCATCACCGCGACGACCCGATCGTCCCGGCGCCAGGCGAGCAGCGTATCGATCATCGCGGCGCACATTTCGGTAGTCAGTGCATGGATCGCCCTGGGCCGGTTCAGCCGGATGCGGCCGACGCCATTGTCGATCGAAATCAGAAGCTGGTCTGTCATCATCCCTCCATTATTGCCGCAGCATGTCGCGTGCGACGATCATCCGCATCACCTGATTGGTGCCCTCCAGGATTGAATGGACGCGCAGGTCACGCCAGACGCGTTCGATTGGATAGTCCATGAGGTAGCCATAGCCGCCGTGCAACTGGAGCGCGCGGTCAGCAACGCTGGAGCCGGTATCGGTCGCGATGCGCTTGGCCATGGCGGCGAAGCAGGTCTTGTCAGGGGTGTTTTCGGTGACCTTGACGGCAGCCATGTAAAGCAACGCGCGGGCGGCCTGAACTTCTGTTTCCATGTCGGCAAGCGTGAACTGCGTGTTCTGGAAATCGGCGATCGGCTGACCGAACTGCGTGCGGTCCTTCGTAAAGGCGACGGCTTCGTCGATGCAGCGCTGCGCGCCGCCCAGCGAGCAGGCGCCGATGTTGAGGCGACCGCCGTCAAGGCCCATCATCGCAATGCGAAAGCCTTCACCTTCCGCACCGACCAGATTATCCACCGGCACGCGCACGGCGTCGAAATTGACCTGGGCGGTGGGTTGCGAATGCCACCCGAGCTTGCGTTCCTGCGCGCCGAAGCTGACGCCCGGCATGTCCTTTTCGACGACAAGGCAACTAATGCCCCTTGGGCCTTCCTCGCCAGTGCGGACCATGACGACATAGATGTCATTTTCGCCGCCGCCCGATATGAACTGCTTGGAACCGGTGACGACATAATGATCGCCGTCCTTCACTGCGCGTGTCTTGAGCGCGGCGGCGTCGGAGCCTGCACCCGCTTCCGTCAGGCAATAGCTGCCCATTCGGTCCATCGGCACCATTGAGGGCAGATATTTGTCCTTCACCACCTGGCTACCAAATCGGTCGATCATCCAGGCAGCCATATTGTGGATGGAAATGAAGGCGCTGGTGGATGGGCAGCCATAGGCCATCGCCTCCATTATCAGCGCCGATTCCAGGCGCCCAAGGCCGATGCCCCCGGAAGATTCCGATACATAGATGCCACCAAAACCGAGCTGCGCGGCGGCACGGATCGTGTCACGCGGGAAGATGTGCTTTTCATCCCATTCGGCTGCCTGGGGGGTAATCGCATCAGAGGTAAAGCGCCTCGCCACCTCCTGAATGGCGATCTGCTCTTCGGTTAGAGCGAATTGGGTCATGTCGGCCTTTTCCATTTCGTTCAAGC
This region of Sphingobium sp. MI1205 genomic DNA includes:
- the cofH gene encoding 5-amino-6-(D-ribitylamino)uracil--L-tyrosine 4-hydroxyphenyl transferase CofH, whose protein sequence is MRTENRDSAALWMQMLGGMPIDALLDQAEAMTLASFGATVTYSRKVFIPLTHLCRDVCHYCTFAKAPRNAGAPYLTIDQVLEIARAGEKAGCREALFTLGDRPEDRYAVAREALAHMGKPSTLSYLREAAAAVLAETSLLPHLNPGIMMDDDLAMLRPVAASMGLMLESTSERLCAKGGPHHGSPDKVPAVRLAAIEAAGRARVPFTTGLLIGIGESRMERIEALLAIRDAHARHGHVQEVIIQNFRAKPATRMADHAEPPLEEHLWTVAAARLILGPAMTIQAPPNLQPDGLAALMRAGVNDWGGVSPVTPDHVNPEAPWPHLMALAAATAAAGRVLTERLAVGPAYAKEPERWLEPAIALQVRRAVDARGLPIVERWRAGASEAPPLLPRAGRTLSAGRIDAILDKAADRRGLGEGEIVTLFQAAGPDAGRVMEAADALRQEVVGDVVTYVVNRNINYTNICTYKCGFCAFSKGTAKALRGPAYRLDLEEVARRGAEAQARGATELCLQGGIHPDYDGETYLSIIRAVRDAAPGIHVHAFSPLEIAHGASTMGMGLEPYLAMLKEEGLSTLPGTAAEVLHEEVRAILCPDKVSANEWVAVMRAAHRVGLKSTATIMFGHVDDYHHWARHLRIVRDVQEETGGFTEFVPLPFVHMEAPMWRKGKARSGPSFREAILMQAVARIALHGAIPNIQASWVKLGEQGVIAALRAGVNDLGGVLMDESITRAAGGAHGQCFDVAQMHRTAQAAGRHARQRTTLYGTVEREFAA
- the mmsB gene encoding 3-hydroxyisobutyrate dehydrogenase; the protein is MSQTVAFIGLGNMGGGMAANLLKHGFTVRAFDLSEDALAKAQALGAIRCASAAEAASQADAIISMLPAGSHVESVYTGEIFDAAQPGALFLDCSTIDVATARRVEEAAQARGFEMVDAPVSGGIAAAAGGTLTFMVGGSDAAFSRAKPILSAMGKAVIHAGGAGNGQAAKICNNMLLGATMVATCESFAMAKKLGLDPQTFYDISSVSSGQSWSMTSYCPVSGVGPQSPSDNGYQGGFAVGLMLKDLKLATQAAASVNASVPMGNAAEALYQLLANRGEAARDFSLMIELLEGK
- a CDS encoding acyl-CoA dehydrogenase family protein yields the protein MTQFALTEEQIAIQEVARRFTSDAITPQAAEWDEKHIFPRDTIRAAAQLGFGGIYVSESSGGIGLGRLESALIMEAMAYGCPSTSAFISIHNMAAWMIDRFGSQVVKDKYLPSMVPMDRMGSYCLTEAGAGSDAAALKTRAVKDGDHYVVTGSKQFISGGGENDIYVVMVRTGEEGPRGISCLVVEKDMPGVSFGAQERKLGWHSQPTAQVNFDAVRVPVDNLVGAEGEGFRIAMMGLDGGRLNIGACSLGGAQRCIDEAVAFTKDRTQFGQPIADFQNTQFTLADMETEVQAARALLYMAAVKVTENTPDKTCFAAMAKRIATDTGSSVADRALQLHGGYGYLMDYPIERVWRDLRVHSILEGTNQVMRMIVARDMLRQ
- a CDS encoding enoyl-CoA hydratase/isomerase family protein — encoded protein: MTDQLLISIDNGVGRIRLNRPRAIHALTTEMCAAMIDTLLAWRRDDRVVAVMLDHAVSPDGDPKLSRGFCAGGDIATLASSAKGDCVEAERFFHTEYRLNHLLFVYEKPVIAFIDGIVMGGGVGISDPARYRIATERTIYAMPETGIGLFPDVGGGWFLPRMPGRTGTWLATTGARINGADCLAIGIATHYIASDKLDAVKARIIADPDGLSEILDEMSDTPPPSNWDAQRADIDRLFASDRYEDILAALRADASEWARAQLAILSTKSPQTIKVALRQMAEGAAFADFADNMRNEYRIGCHVIRRPDFIEGVRAVIIDKDNAPRWNPATPEEVTDDLIDSLFAPLPPEKEWTPLPELRG
- a CDS encoding helix-turn-helix transcriptional regulator encodes the protein MPSFWADQNELFLPLVEGIHESPPFSAFIRNLVGRTYARRAFLIISLANAMADQEPTVIHIAAPRASQEPPLDFRRLDALRLHPYGSLRAGRVYALDEMLNYDNADELARQREALSEMNIRYGRWLRVAAGGVADAHFLLVREREDFSASAVSVLSSIAPHFGAALRALVALIEARLQVAMAQGALARLGVAQLAFDRGGRVMAADPVAEAMLAFTVRPGPSPERRLQLLPDVAHALNIACADMAAAPPGATRVIRIDEARGIDLLLRKSDLALSQPCALPAVIGILRMPRRESATAATGTLAALHGLSHSEAALAHALSMGESIVSAGERLRLTSETARNYSKRIYEKTGTKGQADLVRMILTGLSPFA
- the lptB gene encoding LPS export ABC transporter ATP-binding protein — protein: MDDLMTQDRQGASTPLSPQELGDGLSVISIAKSYDKRTVLADVSLTVGKGEVVGLLGPNGAGKTTCFYSVMGLVRPDHGRIMLDGQDITGLPMYRRAILGLGYLPQETSIFRGLTVAQNISAVLELAEPDKSAREARLAQLLEEFGLTRLANSSAMALSGGERRRCEIARALAANPSIVLLDEPFAGIDPLSIADIRDLVKQLKTRGIGVLITDHNVRETLEIVDRACIIYGGQVLFAGSPTELVANAEVRRLYLGENFSL